From Helicobacter sp. MIT 05-5293, one genomic window encodes:
- a CDS encoding ribonuclease R family protein yields the protein MLSFYALIATGCPMRQIHKSFIWALERLKSFGVLEIKGDFCTLKSDFVIGSIDISRSKKVFLKSFNPAHTRDWVVQGGFGLKKGDVILAKINTAKGVKSHKTTKKRTNARYITTLFSPQTHIIALIVMNKGRYKAFALSNSMENVLVDVNVSQKSLKVLPKNCVVKLELQSKNITEVLGVLDDAHIDEKIVLGYYDKQEVFSEEALKMADSFGQVVEASMYPSREDLRHLPFCVIDPIDAKDHDDAIYFDSKTHTLYVAIADVSEYVSINSVLDNEARKRGFSIYFPHKVVPMLPFALSAHICSLLPNEDRLAMVWQITLDENAQVIESRLFEAIIKSYANVSYEQINQWLNHPRSKHTIPKNITQWLKAYIPYVQKYKENRLCYGYEFNHQEIILELNQDAFVCGWHKHKQTFAHSIIEESMLLANTQSAKMLQSHTPKALFRIHPPPKEERIRMLMWELENLGFEVLDSKNLHTLITHLQTQSHNETLRDLLDSAIIRSFAKATYSTTNVGHFGLGFESYTHFTSPIRRYSDLVVHRILKAILHQEKNLTFLLESLNGIAEDLNVKEKQISHIEQYFYHLKMLRYTAFLLEQDSKPLMCQALVIDEISHCVALDIIPEAKILLPQSLEKFALVSVEIVNVDRVRGIIYGEIRLTNKGDSVKQKDFYV from the coding sequence ATGCTGTCATTTTATGCGCTTATCGCGACTGGCTGTCCAATGCGACAGATTCACAAATCTTTTATATGGGCATTAGAGCGTCTAAAGAGCTTTGGCGTTTTGGAGATTAAAGGGGATTTTTGCACGCTCAAGTCGGATTTTGTCATCGGCAGTATTGATATTTCCCGCAGCAAGAAAGTTTTTTTAAAAAGTTTTAATCCTGCACACACGCGAGATTGGGTTGTGCAAGGAGGATTTGGACTGAAAAAAGGCGATGTTATCCTTGCAAAGATAAATACGGCTAAGGGTGTGAAATCACACAAAACAACTAAAAAACGCACAAACGCGCGATATATCACCACGCTTTTTTCTCCTCAAACGCATATTATTGCTCTTATTGTGATGAATAAGGGTCGATACAAGGCGTTTGCGTTGAGTAATTCTATGGAAAATGTGCTTGTAGATGTGAATGTCTCACAAAAATCACTCAAAGTATTGCCTAAAAATTGTGTGGTAAAACTTGAATTGCAAAGCAAAAATATTACTGAAGTCTTGGGTGTGCTTGATGATGCGCATATTGATGAAAAAATCGTGCTAGGATATTATGACAAGCAAGAAGTATTTAGTGAAGAAGCATTAAAAATGGCAGATTCTTTTGGGCAAGTCGTAGAGGCGAGTATGTATCCTTCTCGTGAGGATTTACGGCATTTGCCTTTTTGCGTGATTGATCCTATTGATGCCAAAGATCATGATGATGCGATTTATTTTGATTCTAAAACACACACACTTTATGTGGCAATCGCTGATGTGAGTGAATATGTAAGTATCAATAGTGTGCTTGATAATGAAGCACGCAAACGAGGATTCAGTATTTATTTTCCTCACAAGGTTGTGCCAATGCTGCCTTTTGCACTTAGTGCGCATATTTGTTCTTTACTCCCTAATGAGGATCGATTGGCGATGGTGTGGCAAATCACACTTGATGAAAACGCGCAAGTGATAGAATCTCGATTGTTTGAGGCGATCATAAAGTCGTATGCGAATGTTTCTTATGAGCAAATCAATCAATGGCTTAATCACCCAAGAAGCAAACATACTATTCCCAAAAATATCACTCAATGGCTCAAAGCCTATATCCCGTATGTGCAGAAATATAAAGAGAATCGTTTGTGTTATGGTTATGAATTTAATCATCAAGAAATTATTTTGGAGCTAAATCAAGATGCTTTTGTTTGTGGTTGGCATAAGCATAAACAGACTTTTGCACATAGTATTATTGAGGAATCTATGCTGCTTGCTAACACGCAAAGTGCAAAAATGCTCCAATCTCACACACCTAAAGCTCTTTTTAGAATCCACCCTCCACCAAAAGAAGAGCGCATTAGAATGCTGATGTGGGAGCTTGAGAATCTAGGCTTTGAAGTGTTAGATTCTAAGAATCTGCACACATTGATTACGCATCTCCAAACACAGAGTCATAATGAGACTTTAAGAGATTTGCTTGATAGCGCGATTATCAGATCGTTTGCCAAGGCGACTTATAGCACGACTAATGTGGGGCATTTTGGTTTGGGATTTGAATCTTATACGCATTTTACCTCACCGATTCGCCGATATAGTGATTTGGTCGTGCATCGGATTTTAAAAGCGATTTTGCACCAAGAAAAAAATCTCACCTTTTTGCTTGAATCTTTAAATGGCATTGCAGAGGATCTTAATGTAAAAGAAAAGCAAATAAGTCATATTGAGCAATATTTTTATCATCTTAAGATGCTTCGTTATACTGCATTTCTTTTGGAGCAAGATTCAAAACCGCTGATGTGTCAAGCTCTTGTGATTGATGAGATTTCTCATTGTGTCGCGCTTGATATAATTCCCGAAGCAAAGATTTTGCTCCCTCAATCTTTAGAAAAATTTGCACTTGTGTCTGTTGAGATTGTCAATGTCGATAGAGTAAGAGGGATTATTTATGGCGAGATACGATTGACAAACAAGGGAGATTCTGTAAAACAAAAGGATTTTTATGTATAA
- a CDS encoding M99 family carboxypeptidase catalytic domain-containing protein, giving the protein MIAKWLIGLLVFLSVVNAENLVRDFELYKLNEGDKRAPTLLLMGGIHGDEPGAYYSSDLFLRHYKITKGSVWVVPVVNPHGMFANMRGVYGDMNRKFAALSSNDPDYATIMRIKELLAQPEIDISLHLHDGSGYWRSHYVNALLNPHRWGNCSVVDQPVLEGVKYGELEGFVTQMVADINQHILAPIHAYHVHNTDTKAKSDQEQLKALTFYSLSIRKPALTNEASKELDLHTRVYYHLLAIESLMGQLGIGFERDFELTPKNVSQILSPSILQMKIEERISLPLVDLRPQLTHFPLPKNVSLKNLTIQSQSRILGLVNQSKGAVELKYGYKTLSTLYPDWIEFDNDLESVKVIIDGVRKVVPVGSIIEVKESIEFEPIADHRVNVIGYVKPNDTSERPNETGVTIYKKDFIPRFSLDKNGQIYRAEIYKDKAFSAMLTISFAPIPVYSSTFINVAYQPAPHSPLAKKLALAVNENDKIHALPKSQTPPSPLRESNHKASQETKKPNVSKAQTRDSVVAYVKSQKGVNVRLSPSTQSAIVGKLAMGAKVEIVSNEGKWSKIKAPQGYVISQALIETPPKATNASPLLHSPLDSDAKSVTLESPSVGKDTPVSNLSKPANDSVKDSQKRDYKVNARVIVNVANVRLAPSQESASIAKAPLGREMEILSIEGEWAHIYYVFQGSNGERVIDGYIAKRLLKGF; this is encoded by the coding sequence GTGATAGCTAAATGGCTTATAGGGCTTCTAGTATTCTTAAGTGTGGTGAATGCAGAGAATCTTGTGCGTGATTTTGAGTTATACAAGCTCAACGAGGGAGACAAAAGAGCACCGACTTTATTGCTTATGGGTGGCATACATGGCGATGAACCCGGTGCGTATTATTCAAGCGATTTGTTTTTACGGCATTATAAAATTACAAAGGGCAGTGTGTGGGTTGTGCCTGTGGTGAATCCTCACGGAATGTTTGCAAATATGCGAGGTGTGTATGGTGATATGAATCGCAAATTTGCCGCTTTATCTTCCAATGATCCTGATTATGCGACTATTATGCGTATTAAAGAGCTCCTTGCCCAACCAGAAATTGATATTTCTCTGCATCTTCACGATGGGAGTGGTTATTGGCGTTCGCATTATGTCAATGCGCTACTGAATCCACATCGTTGGGGGAATTGCTCGGTTGTTGATCAGCCTGTGCTTGAGGGGGTAAAATATGGCGAATTAGAGGGTTTTGTAACGCAAATGGTTGCAGATATTAATCAGCATATCCTTGCACCCATACATGCTTACCATGTGCATAACACCGACACAAAAGCCAAAAGTGATCAAGAGCAGCTTAAGGCTTTGACTTTTTATTCGCTTTCGATTAGAAAGCCTGCACTCACAAATGAGGCAAGTAAAGAGCTTGATTTGCATACGAGAGTGTATTATCATCTCTTAGCCATTGAATCGTTGATGGGACAGCTTGGTATTGGCTTTGAGCGTGATTTTGAACTCACTCCTAAAAATGTCTCTCAAATCCTTTCGCCCTCCATTTTGCAGATGAAGATTGAGGAGAGAATCTCCTTACCACTTGTTGATTTGCGTCCTCAATTGACACATTTCCCTTTGCCCAAAAATGTTTCATTGAAGAATCTTACTATTCAATCCCAAAGTCGCATACTTGGTCTTGTCAATCAAAGCAAAGGTGCTGTGGAGCTAAAATACGGCTACAAGACTTTAAGCACCCTTTATCCAGATTGGATTGAGTTTGATAATGACTTAGAATCTGTGAAAGTTATTATTGATGGTGTGCGTAAAGTCGTGCCTGTGGGATCAATCATCGAGGTGAAAGAGAGTATTGAATTTGAACCAATTGCAGATCATCGTGTGAATGTGATTGGTTATGTTAAGCCTAATGATACATCTGAACGCCCCAATGAGACGGGAGTTACAATCTATAAGAAAGATTTTATCCCAAGATTCTCTTTAGATAAAAATGGGCAGATTTATCGCGCGGAAATTTATAAAGATAAGGCTTTTAGCGCGATGCTTACAATTTCTTTTGCGCCTATTCCTGTTTATTCATCGACATTTATCAATGTCGCTTATCAGCCTGCACCTCATTCGCCTCTTGCGAAGAAACTAGCTTTAGCTGTTAATGAGAATGATAAGATTCACGCATTGCCCAAATCTCAAACGCCTCCATCGCCCTTAAGAGAATCTAATCACAAAGCATCTCAAGAAACTAAAAAGCCGAATGTTTCAAAAGCACAAACACGAGATTCTGTGGTTGCGTATGTAAAGTCTCAAAAAGGTGTGAATGTGCGTTTGTCTCCTAGCACACAAAGCGCGATTGTAGGCAAGCTTGCAATGGGTGCAAAAGTAGAGATTGTAAGCAATGAGGGAAAATGGAGTAAGATAAAAGCACCGCAAGGTTATGTCATCTCTCAAGCGTTGATTGAGACGCCGCCTAAGGCGACAAACGCATCACCTCTTTTGCACTCGCCATTAGATTCTGATGCTAAAAGCGTAACTTTAGAATCTCCAAGTGTCGGCAAAGATACGCCTGTATCTAATCTATCAAAACCCGCTAACGATTCTGTGAAAGATTCTCAAAAGAGGGATTATAAGGTCAATGCACGAGTGATTGTGAATGTGGCAAATGTGCGTTTAGCACCTTCGCAAGAATCTGCAAGTATCGCAAAAGCACCTTTAGGGCGAGAAATGGAGATTCTTAGTATTGAGGGTGAATGGGCGCATATTTATTATGTGTTTCAAGGTAGTAATGGAGAACGCGTGATTGATGGCTATATTGCCAAAAGATTATTAAAGGGTTTTTAA
- the thrC gene encoding threonine synthase, translating into MSKDSGRQNLLVSTRSEDAVGVSFEEAILQPVAKEGGLYTFQSLPTLNKDDIARFERLSYSELCEDIFARLGLGLDTHILKEALQSYESFDDITNPAPVKKIDSDLFILELFHGPTRAFKDMALQPFGKLLSSFAKQKHQDYLILTATSGDTGPAALESFAHKENIRVVCLYPQGGTSDVQRLQMTTQNAHNLKVLGIEGDFDDAQSALKSLLADSAFNDALAQRKIALSAANSVNIGRIVFQIIYHIWAYVSLIKTHSLSYGEKLSIIVPSGNFGNILGAFYAKKMGLPIGRLVVASNPNHILTDFITSGVYDITQRSLIKSFSPAMDILKSSNVERVLFDLYGAKRTKELMQSLEKTRRYALTSSELALLQEHFDAFFCDDEKCLQSIAAAFEKGHLIDPHTAVGYYVAQVLGREKLGKCVIASTAEWSKFAPIVESAISSRDTHQALVDKEAIKAISQYQIQGQNVCITQSIENLFSKTEVHREILKTSQLKENILHWLDEA; encoded by the coding sequence ATGAGTAAAGATTCTGGGCGACAAAACTTGTTGGTTTCGACAAGAAGCGAAGATGCGGTAGGTGTAAGCTTTGAAGAGGCGATTTTGCAGCCTGTGGCAAAAGAAGGAGGGCTTTATACTTTTCAGTCTTTGCCTACTTTGAACAAGGACGATATTGCAAGGTTTGAACGATTAAGTTATAGTGAGCTTTGCGAGGATATTTTTGCAAGATTGGGGTTGGGATTAGATACTCATATCCTTAAAGAAGCCTTGCAAAGTTATGAAAGTTTTGATGATATTACTAATCCTGCACCTGTTAAAAAGATAGATTCTGACCTTTTTATCTTAGAGCTTTTTCACGGACCCACGAGGGCTTTTAAAGATATGGCTTTGCAGCCTTTTGGGAAGCTTTTGTCAAGTTTTGCCAAACAAAAACATCAAGATTATTTAATCCTCACTGCGACAAGTGGAGACACAGGACCTGCAGCATTAGAAAGTTTTGCTCACAAAGAAAATATCCGTGTAGTGTGTTTGTATCCTCAAGGTGGGACGAGTGATGTCCAACGTTTGCAAATGACGACACAAAATGCACATAATCTCAAAGTATTGGGAATCGAGGGAGATTTTGATGATGCACAAAGTGCTTTAAAATCGCTTTTGGCTGATAGTGCGTTTAATGATGCTTTAGCGCAACGAAAAATTGCATTATCCGCTGCGAATTCTGTCAATATCGGACGCATTGTTTTTCAGATTATCTATCATATTTGGGCGTATGTGAGTTTGATAAAAACGCATTCTTTAAGCTATGGTGAAAAGCTTTCTATTATTGTCCCTAGTGGAAATTTTGGCAATATCTTAGGGGCATTTTATGCAAAGAAAATGGGATTGCCTATTGGGCGTTTGGTCGTAGCGTCTAATCCTAATCATATCCTCACAGATTTTATTACAAGCGGTGTTTATGACATTACGCAACGTTCGCTTATCAAGTCTTTTTCACCTGCTATGGATATTCTCAAAAGTTCCAATGTGGAGCGGGTATTGTTTGACCTTTATGGGGCAAAGCGCACGAAGGAATTGATGCAAAGTCTTGAAAAAACACGCCGATATGCGCTAACATCATCGGAATTGGCTTTATTGCAAGAACATTTTGATGCGTTTTTTTGTGATGATGAGAAATGTCTTCAAAGCATTGCAGCTGCTTTTGAGAAAGGGCATTTGATTGATCCTCATACAGCGGTAGGGTATTATGTCGCACAAGTTTTGGGACGCGAGAAATTGGGTAAATGTGTGATTGCCTCAACCGCAGAATGGAGTAAATTTGCCCCGATTGTGGAAAGTGCGATTTCATCAAGAGACACTCATCAAGCTCTTGTTGATAAAGAGGCGATTAAGGCGATTAGTCAATATCAGATTCAGGGTCAAAATGTGTGCATTACGCAATCCATAGAGAATCTTTTCAGTAAAACTGAAGTGCATCGTGAGATTCTCAAAACCTCGCAACTAAAAGAAAATATTTTGCATTGGCTTGATGAGGCATAA
- a CDS encoding DUF3972 domain-containing protein: MENAPSTNVSNENTSNINSETTWLILEEFVKLSGLDETKILDLINEGSIKSKKEDNKIFIDATSGTSALVKRVESGLVSADMSGKELDPVFVEKTISTILGLHDKVVAAKDETISAFKNENTFLKDALISMQEVYDDDKKTMETLRAELERSREEIEFMKRKYRLMWGKVSNMTEPK, encoded by the coding sequence ATGGAAAATGCACCTAGCACGAATGTCTCAAATGAAAATACCTCGAACATAAATTCTGAAACGACTTGGCTAATTTTAGAAGAATTTGTCAAGCTTTCCGGGCTAGATGAGACGAAGATTTTGGATTTGATTAATGAAGGCAGTATTAAAAGCAAAAAAGAAGATAATAAAATTTTTATTGATGCGACAAGTGGCACTTCGGCGTTAGTCAAAAGGGTTGAATCTGGGCTTGTTTCAGCAGATATGAGCGGTAAAGAGCTTGATCCGGTATTTGTAGAAAAAACTATCTCAACGATTCTAGGATTACACGATAAAGTTGTCGCGGCAAAAGATGAAACCATTAGTGCATTTAAAAATGAAAATACATTTTTGAAAGACGCACTCATTTCGATGCAAGAAGTTTATGATGATGATAAAAAGACAATGGAAACCCTACGCGCGGAATTGGAGCGTTCAAGAGAAGAGATTGAATTTATGAAGCGTAAATATCGTTTGATGTGGGGAAAAGTATCTAATATGACAGAGCCTAAATGA
- a CDS encoding metallophosphoesterase: protein MTFSIDSDTFLISDSHFGHKAALVKEPSRLRAAQAYGYEDFYTLHQSLWNEEVGKKDFVLHLGDLYYPGGFKYLKNLNGKKGLIVGNNDVERYPKLKELKDWRVQRGLRLEIEQKDTILEALKNKYGKSALKDDVYFNALVVDYDHERIMFSHFPVFNRKQNDRFAKTRDVLDDAFKFADCSLNIHGHLHSRQTQNSFCFNVCCEQLGFRPKKLKEILTLWRHKAFI, encoded by the coding sequence ATGACATTTTCTATTGATTCTGATACTTTTCTTATTTCAGATAGTCATTTTGGACATAAGGCAGCATTAGTAAAAGAGCCTAGTCGTTTGAGAGCGGCTCAAGCATATGGATATGAGGATTTTTATACGCTTCATCAAAGTTTATGGAATGAAGAAGTAGGTAAAAAAGATTTTGTTTTGCATTTGGGAGATTTGTATTATCCGGGTGGATTCAAATACTTAAAGAATCTGAATGGCAAAAAAGGTTTGATTGTGGGTAATAACGATGTCGAGCGTTACCCTAAGCTTAAAGAACTTAAAGATTGGCGTGTGCAAAGGGGTTTGCGTCTAGAAATAGAACAAAAAGATACGATTCTTGAGGCTTTAAAAAATAAATACGGCAAAAGCGCACTCAAAGATGATGTGTATTTTAATGCTTTGGTTGTCGATTATGATCATGAGCGCATTATGTTTTCGCATTTCCCGGTGTTTAATCGCAAGCAAAACGATCGTTTTGCCAAAACCCGTGATGTGCTTGATGATGCGTTTAAATTTGCGGATTGTTCGTTGAATATCCATGGGCATTTGCATTCGCGCCAAACGCAGAATTCTTTTTGTTTTAATGTTTGTTGTGAGCAATTAGGTTTTCGCCCAAAGAAATTGAAAGAGATTCTGACATTGTGGCGTCATAAGGCTTTTATTTAA
- a CDS encoding ARMT1-like domain-containing protein: MIAQHTCFDCLQRQIQHFSSSLKDQNLDVCLATQKILAPLRIAPPVDSAPPQIAIDVYENLSTMLGVSDPFLRIKQESMCKAKYALKAILGIFPPPLPNILDFLESDLSSLPVSDLPSSDSHKEKLLAWAIKVAVIGNVIDYGSQSTFSFEEADFDPLGLEFAFFDINGFINKIQNARIMLYLADNAGENYFDEVLLATLKILYPTLAIYYAVRGKPIINDLTMADMSGDARSIERFCTLLDSGVRSPGFVYRDANAQTQKIFDTSSVILAKGMGNFECLESYKDERLFLLFKIKCDVVANFLGIPRNKMVFKHNI; this comes from the coding sequence ATGATCGCCCAACATACATGCTTTGATTGTCTGCAACGACAGATTCAACATTTTTCTTCTTCTTTAAAAGATCAGAATCTTGATGTGTGTTTGGCAACTCAAAAGATTCTCGCACCTTTACGCATCGCCCCTCCTGTAGATTCTGCACCACCACAAATCGCTATTGATGTGTATGAAAATCTCTCGACAATGCTGGGCGTAAGTGATCCTTTTTTGCGCATCAAACAAGAAAGTATGTGCAAAGCAAAATATGCTCTTAAGGCTATCTTAGGTATTTTCCCTCCTCCTTTGCCTAATATATTGGATTTTCTAGAATCTGATTTAAGCTCCCTGCCTGTGTCGGATTTGCCCTCGTCAGATTCGCACAAAGAAAAGCTTTTAGCGTGGGCGATCAAGGTTGCGGTAATAGGCAATGTGATTGACTATGGCTCTCAAAGCACTTTTTCTTTTGAAGAGGCAGATTTTGATCCTTTGGGATTAGAATTTGCATTTTTTGACATAAATGGATTTATAAATAAGATACAAAATGCTAGAATTATGCTTTATCTCGCAGACAATGCAGGTGAAAATTATTTTGACGAAGTGTTGCTTGCGACATTAAAAATATTATATCCGACACTTGCAATTTACTATGCTGTGCGAGGAAAGCCGATTATTAATGATTTGACAATGGCGGATATGAGTGGAGATGCGCGTTCAATCGAACGATTTTGCACTTTGCTTGATTCTGGTGTGCGAAGCCCGGGTTTTGTGTATCGTGATGCAAATGCCCAAACACAAAAGATTTTTGATACTTCTAGTGTGATTCTTGCTAAGGGAATGGGAAATTTTGAGTGTTTAGAATCTTATAAAGACGAACGATTATTTTTGCTTTTTAAAATTAAATGTGATGTTGTGGCAAATTTTTTAGGAATCCCACGCAACAAAATGGTATTTAAACACAATATCTAA
- the glyQ gene encoding glycine--tRNA ligase subunit alpha gives MLSFSDILLTLQEFWKKQGCLIVQPYDIPAGAGTFHPATLLRSLDSKPWSVAYVAPSRRPTDGRYGENPNRLGSYYQFQVLIKPSPDRIQELYLKSLEALGLDLKAHDVRFVEDNWESPTLGAWGLGWEVWLDGMEVTQFTYFQQVGGIPCHPVAVEITYGVERLAMYIQGVENIFDILWSEKTSQREAMYYADVHLQGEYEFSKYHFEVATTTMLFELLGQYTLEAKKCLQERIPLVAYDYTMLTSHFFNILDARGAISVSQRQNYILQIRELAKACAVLYKEMEEEREQRRKKIKGK, from the coding sequence ATGTTAAGTTTTTCAGATATTTTGCTCACCTTGCAAGAATTTTGGAAAAAACAAGGCTGTTTGATTGTCCAACCTTATGATATTCCTGCGGGTGCGGGGACATTTCACCCTGCGACTTTGCTAAGGAGTTTGGATTCTAAGCCATGGAGTGTCGCCTATGTCGCTCCTTCTCGCCGACCTACTGATGGGCGATATGGTGAGAATCCTAATCGTTTGGGGAGTTATTACCAATTTCAAGTGCTTATCAAACCTAGTCCTGATCGCATACAAGAGCTTTATTTAAAAAGCTTAGAAGCATTGGGATTGGATCTCAAAGCTCATGATGTGCGATTTGTAGAAGATAATTGGGAATCCCCAACGCTTGGTGCTTGGGGACTTGGCTGGGAAGTATGGCTTGATGGTATGGAAGTTACGCAATTTACCTATTTTCAGCAAGTAGGAGGGATTCCCTGCCACCCTGTGGCTGTGGAGATTACCTATGGGGTAGAGCGTTTAGCGATGTATATACAAGGTGTGGAGAATATTTTTGATATTTTATGGAGTGAAAAAACTTCACAACGTGAGGCGATGTATTATGCCGATGTGCATTTACAAGGCGAGTATGAGTTTTCAAAGTATCATTTTGAGGTTGCTACGACAACGATGCTTTTTGAGCTTTTAGGACAATACACACTTGAAGCAAAGAAATGTTTGCAGGAGAGAATCCCGCTTGTGGCTTATGATTACACAATGCTTACAAGTCATTTTTTTAATATCCTTGATGCGCGAGGAGCGATTTCGGTATCACAGAGACAAAATTATATCTTACAGATTCGAGAGTTGGCAAAGGCTTGTGCTGTTTTATATAAAGAAATGGAAGAAGAACGCGAACAAAGACGCAAAAAGATCAAAGGTAAATAA
- a CDS encoding glutamate synthase subunit beta encodes MGKPRGFLEDARTEAKALAPKERVKNYQEFYVPLSKKDQQIQAGRCMNCGVAFCHTGIIAPSQKITQPYGVIGCTQTSNQRIVGGEVGCPLHNLIPEWNDLIYKGHWEQAYDRLNLTNPFPEFTGRVCPAPCEDSCVCAINGESVTIKANELAIIENAYKNKLVTPYKPMNRSNKKIAIIGSGPAGLACAWELNQYGYQVVVFERSDRIGGLLMYGIPDMKLDKSVIERRVKMMCESGIVFKTNHPIDSQKKVDSLLSEYDALVLATGASKPIDLCLEGRNLEGIMFAVDYLTHSTKSLLDSKQGDYLAKGKDVLIIGSGDTSVDCVAVATRQGAKSITRFERSPKRPLSRPKSNPWPLKKQTFSTDYGLKEAIEVYGKDPREYQKLTQKFVGKNGKVSGVIASDLCWSEDSQGRRISQAVKDSQKEYKADLVLLAMGFGGSEEQIQTHFNVAFDAKNNICTHNYETTHHRIYACGDAKMGQSLVVWAIQDGIKCAQAIQQMLGKSDENQKNNNKCV; translated from the coding sequence TGCCTCTTAGCAAGAAAGACCAGCAGATTCAGGCGGGACGCTGTATGAATTGTGGTGTAGCATTTTGCCATACAGGCATCATTGCTCCCTCACAAAAAATAACACAACCCTATGGTGTTATTGGCTGCACGCAAACTTCTAATCAACGCATTGTCGGTGGTGAAGTAGGCTGTCCGTTGCATAATCTTATCCCAGAATGGAATGATTTGATTTACAAAGGGCATTGGGAGCAAGCCTATGATCGCTTGAATCTGACAAATCCCTTTCCAGAATTTACCGGGAGAGTTTGTCCTGCTCCTTGCGAAGATTCTTGTGTGTGTGCAATCAATGGAGAGAGTGTAACAATCAAAGCAAATGAGCTTGCAATCATTGAAAATGCTTATAAAAATAAGCTTGTAACACCCTATAAGCCGATGAATCGGAGCAATAAAAAGATTGCAATCATTGGTTCAGGTCCTGCAGGATTAGCGTGTGCGTGGGAGTTAAATCAATACGGGTATCAAGTCGTAGTATTTGAGCGAAGTGATAGAATCGGTGGGCTTTTGATGTATGGCATACCCGATATGAAATTAGATAAAAGTGTGATAGAGCGTAGAGTAAAGATGATGTGTGAGAGTGGGATTGTATTTAAGACTAATCACCCTATTGATTCACAGAAAAAAGTAGATTCTCTTTTATCAGAATATGACGCGCTTGTTTTGGCTACCGGAGCGAGTAAGCCTATTGATTTGTGTTTAGAAGGTCGGAATTTAGAGGGTATTATGTTTGCGGTGGATTATTTGACACACAGCACAAAATCTTTGCTTGATTCAAAACAAGGCGATTATCTCGCAAAGGGCAAAGATGTGCTTATCATAGGAAGTGGTGATACAAGTGTGGATTGTGTGGCGGTGGCGACTAGACAGGGTGCAAAGTCTATCACGCGTTTTGAGCGAAGTCCAAAGCGTCCGTTATCTCGCCCCAAATCCAATCCTTGGCCTCTAAAAAAACAAACTTTCAGCACAGATTATGGGCTTAAAGAGGCGATAGAAGTGTATGGTAAAGATCCTAGAGAGTATCAGAAACTCACGCAAAAGTTTGTCGGTAAAAATGGCAAAGTAAGCGGTGTGATTGCAAGTGATTTATGTTGGAGTGAAGATTCGCAAGGCAGACGCATTAGCCAAGCAGTTAAAGATTCACAAAAAGAATACAAAGCGGATTTGGTTTTGCTTGCAATGGGGTTTGGTGGGAGTGAAGAGCAGATTCAAACACATTTCAATGTCGCATTTGATGCAAAAAATAATATTTGCACCCATAACTACGAAACGACACATCATAGAATCTATGCTTGTGGTGATGCAAAAATGGGTCAAAGTCTTGTGGTTTGGGCGATTCAAGATGGAATCAAATGCGCTCAAGCAATCCAACAAATGCTTGGAAAAAGTGATGAAAATCAAAAAAATAACAATAAATGCGTATAA
- the purE gene encoding 5-(carboxyamino)imidazole ribonucleotide mutase: MDFVSVIMGSKSDWAVMSECVEVLKKFDVAYEVIISSAHRSPDRTKSYIKDAQARGAQVFIGAAGMAAHLAGAIASQTCKPVIGVPLSGGALDGLDALLSTVQMPSSMPVATVSIGKAGAINAAYLAMQILSLKNDELAGKLVEDRVMKAKKVELDSADIEVKIS, translated from the coding sequence ATGGATTTTGTAAGTGTGATTATGGGGAGTAAAAGCGATTGGGCGGTGATGAGCGAATGCGTAGAAGTGCTTAAAAAATTTGATGTTGCTTATGAGGTGATCATTTCATCAGCGCATCGTTCGCCCGATAGGACAAAATCTTATATTAAAGATGCTCAAGCGCGTGGAGCGCAAGTATTCATTGGAGCAGCAGGTATGGCAGCTCACCTTGCTGGGGCGATTGCTTCTCAAACTTGCAAACCCGTCATTGGTGTGCCATTAAGCGGAGGCGCGCTTGATGGCTTAGATGCGCTGCTTTCGACAGTGCAAATGCCCAGCTCAATGCCTGTAGCAACGGTGAGTATCGGTAAAGCAGGCGCGATTAATGCCGCTTATTTGGCAATGCAGATTCTTAGTCTGAAAAATGATGAGCTTGCGGGCAAACTCGTTGAAGATCGTGTGATGAAAGCCAAAAAAGTTGAGCTAGATTCGGCAGATATTGAAGTGAAAATTTCATAG